A window from Nomascus leucogenys isolate Asia chromosome 24, Asia_NLE_v1, whole genome shotgun sequence encodes these proteins:
- the SMPDL3B gene encoding acid sphingomyelinase-like phosphodiesterase 3b isoform X2, which produces MADPGQQFQWLEDVLTNASKAGDMVYIVGHVPPGFFEKTQNKAWFREGFNEKYLKVVRKHHRIIAGQFFGHHHTDSFRMLYDDAGVPISAMFITPGVTPWKTTLPGVVNGANNPAIRVFEYDRATLSLKDMVTYFMNLSQANAQGTPRWELEYQLTEAYGVPDASAHSMHTVLGRIAGDQGTLQRYYVYNSVSYYAGVCDEACSKQHVCAMRQVDVGAYTTCLYASGTTPGPHLPLLLMALLGLCTLVL; this is translated from the exons GTGTACATCGTCGGCCACGTGCCCCCAGGGTTCTTTGAGAAGACGCAAAACAAGGCATGGTTCCGGGAGGGCTTCAACGAAAAATACCTGAAGGTGGTCCGGAAGCATCATCGCATCATAGCAGGGCAGTTCTTCGGGCACCACCACACTGACAGCTTTCGGATGCTCTATGATGATGCAG GTGTCCCCATAAGCGCCATGTTCATCACACCTGGAGTCACCCCATGGAAAACCACATTACCTGGAGTGGTCAATGGGGCCAACAATCCAGCCATCCGGGTGTTCGAATATGACCGAGCCACACTGAGCCTGAAG GACATGGTGACCTACTTCATGAACCTGAGCCAGGCAAATGCTCAGGGGACGCCACGCTGGGAGCTCGAGTACCAGCTGACCGAGGCCTATGGGGTGCCGGACGCCAGCGCCCACTCCATGCATACGGTGCTGGGCCGCATCGCTGGCGACCAGGGCACACTGCAGCGCTACTACGTCTATAACTCAGTCAGCTACTATGCTGGGGTCTGCGACGAGGCCTGCAGCAAGCAGCACGTGTGTGCCATGCGCCAGGTGGACGTTGGCGCTTACACCACCTGTCTGTATGCCTCTGGCACCACACCCGGGCCTCACCTCCCGCTGCTGCTGATGGCCCTGCTAGGCCTGTGCACGCTCGTGCTGTGA